The nucleotide window GATGAATGATTGTGGTTGCTAAATTTTAAAATGTATCAAGTTCGGTCCAGTTCTGAAACAAAGGAGTATCTGTTTTTAAACAGAATTTTAATCAGGATGGACGGTTGAAGTATGTAGGTTTAGGTGTCTTTCTCTACTTTTCGCATTTGTGTCAATTACTTCAATCATATTTTCATTTAACTTTCCACTGAATCAAAATATGGATTATGAAGGGTTGTATTATCATTGTGAAGCCCTTAAAATGCATTTCCCACGGTTgtctttcaaatttcaatctttagtcctatgttttattttgtagaCATAAAAAGATactgcttttttctttttctttgattttatgTAGTGATTGGCTTATTTATTTTGGGAGCTACTGTATCTAATTTGCAGATACATTTATTATGTGATTGATGTCTGACATTGACTTGGTTGAACTTGGTAGGCTATGTTGGCATTACGTGCTGCAAAGGATGAGATTAAGAATTTGAAAGATGAAATGCAGGCTACTAAAGATCACATGCTACAggttgatgcggctgaaatagcctcacaatttaaccctgcaaaatgtagttgttagtataggataagcagggatcgttcagtccggggattgtagggtacacctaaacaaaaaggtcaatttaaattagtaattaataaaacaaatattaacaagtatttatctacaaatttacacaagaaacaaccataaaaaggggggattcaagttttggtttctaagttcctacgaaataaaacaaaagataaatatatacatgtgatcaacttcttcacactcaaatcagaatttccaaaccatatcaacatgcaatgaattatttcaatctaaacaacctaaaatcgtgccaacactaaatatcataaatgaattcgaagtacaagtctaaagagatcgagtaccactttaattcttcttttgaatctcctaagttaggaaaagtccgtaactcaaaatatttcatataaaacatcacgttaatactgaagagcatccgtcaacattaaatatgaatcattaagtgcagttagaattctgaatccaaacatgtatgcatccataagaagttacaaacgcacaaacacgtagcatataatctcgaccattgtacatagcctttaccacttcaatttatgccccaaaacgattaggtgaatcagaacacaaatttggctttatcaacctgcagattaacatcattattcaaccaaaatcatatgcttaaagatataaaggatggcacaaaatcagattgtaaagatatcataaacaaatcaagaacataaagaaacaaatctgaaaattactaacataaactcgttctcaacaaaaatccaattccaataataaagctcataaacgaaatctgaaattcaatactaaagagtacgaaaacagaaataagggccatgaattacactttttgatcttcaaggaagcttggagaacgtcaagagaacacaaggcttggccttcaagaacacgaacagccttggagaagtcctaaagctcttcacgatcagaggctttttctgaatatttggagagggttttggagagaagagagctaagctaatgaactgaattttgtatgaagaagtgatgcctttggagtagagaatgactgctatttatagtggaattctcatctcttgtgatgcaatcatggccaattatcttgaggtgatttctcctccaaatttgcttgattttctcatgacaatgtcttgatttttctgatttcttttccccttaatgactccttgtatattccttgaatagtgaccagatacatcccttattcctctcctttaaattgcactaatatcttcttccaattgtgcacataatgaactcctacaatcaagaaaaatcagaatttaattagtgttataatcaatagtaaataagataatcaagaataaatattgattataaacactcccttttatctccttcaattcttcatgatttttgctttaagttttccttgaattcatcagtcaagagttcttaatttgatggactctctttaaaacaagaaaatcagaaattagatagtttaaaggaagaaagtttcctaaaacaaaataggaaatatttcctaaaatgaaagaggaaagtttctaaaataactcatccttcatttactctcatttttgctctttttcgcttgttttctccatttcagtccttgaagtacctaaaaacataatctatgttataattattaattttaagagaataacttagcaaaatgagggaaaatatataattaaaatgtcacactttgtgatcttatcaaatacccccacacttagcttttgctagtcccttagcaaaatgaaaacaaaagactcaaccaaaacaaacaattcactACTAGACTCTACACAAATGACACACAAAGACTATATTGCCCTTAACATTTGTCTCATGAATCCTGTCTCTCATGGCATTAAAATTAGcacttaatcaagaatcaatatttagatattcgagagttaattgaagcatataatccacatataaataagtaggacctggttgtaacaatggtgatgggtagAGCTCAACATGTTTCAGataagtatgattcatatcctcacaaggtatatccactctttcttcactcagatcaaggcaatgcttaaaagcttgttgtacaatgacatgtgtatcctcaatccccggaatagaacgatccctatttactaaatactaacgatgacattttatagggttaaattatatgcttgctttgagcgtatcacatATTGACCCCGGTGTTCGAAAAAGGGTTCAAGTCCACTAGTGCTGCCGCAGTCACCgaagcttccacctgcaaactaccattattgagccatacctgaatctggtcctTTAGCTTTACACAGCCAGCCATGTTATGATTCCATaggttgtggaatttgcagttcttttttcctttcagcTGATCTGGGCAAGGGAAGGGTCCAAAATCCATCTttaccatcttcgcggcgatcatctcatctaaaatctcatgtgccttattggcatcatatgtatacgtCGTgaattcaggtttggtgaaggctacAGATTTGAGTTTGACAGGCTCCTTAGATATTTTCAACTGCTTTAGGGCTGAGTTcttgacaagacccgccccgaattccaccctggaatccgaagtggccctgcgggacccacctttaaaggagatttaccaaaaatttcggcataacctctcTTAAAGATggttaacccaaaaacctgcggaaaccaaaattcacatctaattaaccaaccacaactcctggagccaccctgctcccaaattcagaCAATCCATCTCAAGGCTAACAACATCATATATAATCTCCGAAaggtacaagttactacaatcaccaaagttaggtcatagacctcaaatataatacacataagttgggtcacatatcccttagtaatcagagcattctaggaatataaatagacaaggaatatagtaggttaaccaggtaacctacagaatgtgatggcggaagcaggtgcggtcactatggctcactctcgtacaccgagcaacagtactgcaatctgggcatttgaaaccgaagggcccagggaaaagtatataaaacgttagcgtgagtggacaaaaataaataactttaaacaaaaaagattttatactttcccacatttatttcgttaaaaactcccgatgcatgcaataattaagaaaagaccgactagcccctCTAGTCAAGAAcgacaacaaaagaacatggggaaaatgggttcaccatacgggaatggagcccctcaggctcaacctaccctcgactgccactcacacatagattgtgcgaggaggagaactaataacctcaacttccattcacacatagattgtgtgaggaggagaatatcacctcgactaccacccacgtgaggaggagaaagctacctcactgccactcacaaacacaaagtaagtgaggaggagacctattcacatgacccgcgtatggtgaggaagaagatcgtcaaaagccagtaaatctgtataatttccccacttatctcgAAAAATTCGGAATCCAATgaataaagacgtgaccccacacgccaagctcatctcaggttcaaatataaatagggtataaataagtatcaatttccgaatccgcataaatcaaatcctcaaatcgagcataatgaatcgaaattcaaaagttcaaaccaataaatcattcaataatccaaaccaaaataaaatgctcgataattaaattgataaatcgataaactcaaaacttgcggaatataatttgcatgcatcaattaaaatcaaaggtccactcacaatatgcggtcaatcctgacgtcgctcgtgattctcctcgtgtggagactcctctcgtcctgtacgaataacattcataaatatatataattcacaggacggaactttaactttacgatacttataattggtAATTCAAAATAATCCCCCATCCTAAAACCGACTTCTCAACactctacaacatccatccttaatactccGTCAATATTCAATCACCGATGAATTAATTCTCGAGTGAATTCGAAATAATTCCGGCGTTCGAATTCACGTAAACCGTTAATTAGACAATTTAAACTCAATCCGAAATTCCTCCGATGTCAACCAAACTTCACACATTACACTCTACAATCATTAACTGGTATAGGGGATTAAAACGACATCTAAAACCCTGCtatacgcgcctccacgcgctacCTACAATGGCGGCACGTGggaccacgcgccggcggcgaccttctccaatgaccaccaaattccggcatcaacatcatctcaacagacccaaacaacttctcaactatagcattgatcaattttacctctaagtggccgaatcgagccggtgaaggaaagccccgaagctccaagaaccctagaatggaAAATTATCAATTCGGCTTCTACCATGCAAATTGGAACGAACCACCTTAGGGAAAATaatcaccatcaaaaaccgtACCTTCGATGGGAATATGGCGgctggaggtggccggaatggccggaaatcggcaaaatcccaaaactgcaaccggggaGGAATTTctttcgatccgagcttttccggccaaatcgtccaaagatacctccacagacgtgaccgggggaagaaaccgagcttgggggtggtcGGATTACGTCCGGAGTcggccggaagaggaagaaatcgaaggggAAAGAATTCGGCCGAGAGGGGAggaagagtcggggagagagagagagagaaagaggggtgcgTTTCcagttttggaaacctacccgggtaactttccttatatatcaaaaatttaccatgaacagtaattttcgtaattcactcataacttttgcatacgaactccgatttttacgtaccacatatgcacgcgctctgtttaacatcctctacaactttcatgaaggaaattttctcaaatttttaactcataaaaagttaaaattataaccgcgaacggtaaccataaagaatttcatgtaactcagtaaaaggttatatcagatatggggtgtaacaattcaccccccctaaaaaaaaatttcgccctTGAAATTTACGTACCTGTCAGAACAGATGGGGGTACTGTCGTCTCATTAAATCTTCCGGTTCCCAAGTGGCTTCTTCCACCAAATGATTACTCCACAATACTTTAACTAAAGGTATCGTCTTGTTTCTAAGGACCTGCTCTCTTCTGTCAAGTATCTGGATCGGTTTCTCCTCATAAGTAAGGTCCTCCTTCAAACGAAGGGGTTGTTCTTCTAAAACATGGGAGGGATCAGCAATATACTTGCGGAGTAGGGACACGTGGAAGACATCATGGATCTTTGATAACCTCGGAGGTAGAATCAATCTGTATGCAACTGGGCCAACTCGATCTTTAATCATAAACGGTCCAATGAATCGGGGACTAAGCTTCCCTTGCTTTCCAAATCTTACAACACCCTTCCAAGGGGACAATTTCAAGAATACCCAATCACCTTTTTGAAATTCCAAGTCTTTCCTGCGGTTATCCGCATAACTCTTTTGTCTACTCTGAGCAGCTTTGAGTTTCTCTTTGATCAACTTAACCTTTTCGGTGGTAATCCGCACAATCTCTAGACCTATGAGCTTTCTTTCTCCCACCTCATTCCAACATAAAGGAGTACGGCACTGTCTTCCATAGAGAGCTTCGTAAGGAGCCATGTCAATACTGGAATGGTAGCTATTATTGTAAGCAAACTCAATCAATGCCAGATGActatcccaacttcctttgaattgcataacacaggatctcaacatgtcttccaaggTTTGAATAGTCCTCTCAGATTGCCCATCAGTCTGTGGATGAAATGTCGTGCTAAAACTTAATCCAGTACCTAAAGCCTCATGTAGACTCTTCCAAAATTTTGAGGTGAAACGAGGATCTCGATCAGAGACAATGGAAACGGGTGGTCCATGAAGTTTCACAATTTCATTAACATAAAGTTCCGCCAGCTTGTTCATCCCATAAGTCTTGTTAACAGGTAAGAAATGAGCAGACTTGGtgagtcgatccacaatcacccaTATACTATCATGACCATCGCGAGTTCGTGGAAGACCTGAAACAAAATCCATGGTGAtgtgctcccacttccactccGGAATAGGCAACGGCTGAAGCAATCCTGAAGGTTTCTGTCTTTCTGCTTTTAACTGTTGGCATATCAAGCACCTACTCACATACTTTGCAATTTCCCTTTTCATATCCCGCCACCAATAATATGGTTTTAAAGTTCGATACATTTTTGTCCCACCAGGATGCATAGCGTAAGCAGAACTATGAGCCTCATCCAAAATTTCTCGTTTAATATCAGGAAGATTAGGTACACATATTCTATTCTCAAACATTAAGGCTCCATCTCCTCTAAGGATAAAGTCCGTTCTAGTGCCATCACTCACTGCTTCTTTTAAATATCTTAaatattcatcttcatcttgtgcCTCCCGTACTTTATCAATGAGATTCGGCCTCACATGGAAGCTAGCTAACAATGCTCCAGACCCTTCTTCAATTGTCAAATTAACTCCTGTAGATCGCAATTCATAAAGTAAAGGGACTCGAACTGCCTTCAAATGGGCTAAAGAGCTAGAGGGCTTTCGGCTAAGTGCATCAGCTACCACATTGGCCCTTCCTGGATGGTACTCGATAGTGCAATCATAGTCCTTAATCAACTCTAACCACCTCCTTTGCCTCAAATTTAAGTCCCTTTGGTTAAGTAGATACTGGAGACTTTTGTGATCCGTAAAAATTTGGCATCGTGCTCCATAAAGGTAGTGTCTCCATAGCTTAAGTGCCAAAACTATAGCAGCAAGCTCAAGGTCATGAGTTGGGTAGTTCATTTCGTGAGGTTTCAACTGTCTAGATGCGTAAGCAATCACATTCccatgctgcatcaacacacaaccTAAACCTTGTCTTGAGGCATCACTGTAAATCACATACTCCCCGTTATCATCAGGAAATACTAAAACTGGGCACGAGTTAACCGTCCTTTGAGTTCTTGAAAACTTTGCTCACACTTATCCGACCAAACAAATTTAGTACCTTTCCTGGTCAATTTAGTGAGGGGGCTGCAAGCTTAGAGAAATCCTGCATGAACCGCCGATAATAACCGGctaaacccaagaaactacgaatcTCCGTCACTGTGGTGGGTCTTCCCCAATTCAAAACCGCTTCCACCTTTTGAGGATCCACACTAATACCTTCAGCTGATACCACATGACCCAAGAATCCTATGCTGTTAAGCCAGAATTCACACTTACTCAACTTAGCATATAATCTAGCCTCCCTCAAAGTCCGAAGTACTAGCCTCAAATGCTTAATATGAAGCTCATCACTCTTGGACTAAACCAGAATGTCATCAATGAATACGATCACAAAACGGTCCAAGTATGGACGGAATACTCGATTCATGAGATCCATAAAGGCTGCAGGAGCATTGGTTAATCCAAAAGGCATCACCACAAATTCGTAGTGACCATAGCGTGATCGGAATGCTGTCTTGGGTACATCGGACTCTCTTATCCGGAGCTGGTGATAACCtgtcctcaaatcaatcttagagAAGACTTTGGCACCCCGCAATTGATCGAATAAGTCATCAATCCGTGGTAATGGATACTTGTTTTTCACTGTGACcttattcaattttctataaTCAATACACAACCTCAAAgtgccatccttcttcttaacaaaaagCACCGAAGCACCCCAAGGGGACACACTTGGCCGGATGAAACCTTTATTCAACAACTCCTGTAACTGGGTCTTCAACTCCTTTAACTCAGCTGGAGCCATCCTATAAGGTGCCTGATATATAGGTGCAGTACCAGGGAGCAACTCAATGGTAAAATCTATTTCCCTTTCTGGAGGTAATCCAGGTAGTTCATCAGGAAACACATCCGGAAACTTCCTGACCACAGGAATATCCTCAATGTTCAACACCGCCCTCTTTGTATCCACAATGTGTGCTAAATAAGCCTGACAACCTTTATTCATAAGCTTTTCAGCTGTAATGGCTGAAATCAGGCAAGAGGAGAGAATATTCCTCTCACCACGGAAGGTGATTTCCTGTTTTCCTGGACTTCAAAACACTACTTCTTTATGGAAACAATCAACCAATGCACCATGTGTCTCCAAAAAGTCCATCCCAAGAATTACATCAAACTCTACAAGGTCTAGAGGAATTAAGTTGGCCTCTAGGAAAAAACCATCAACCATTACACCACAACCATTAAAAACCCACTCTATCTTAAGTGCCCTTCCCGCAGGTAAAGAAACATACCACTAACCAATAAGGAGTGATGATGGCACATTTGCAAAACATGTGAATCTACTGGACATAAAAGAGTGCGTCGCATCAGGATCAATTAAGGTTAAAGCAGGTTGATGAAAGATAAACAACGTACCAACGATAACTTTCGGTGAATCACGgccctcctgctgggtcatgGCGTGCAGTCTAGCATGTGTCACAGGACGACCTCGCTGAACTCTGCCCTGCTGAGAACTAGCTTGGCCTACCGAGCTGGTGCGGGCGCTGCTAGTAGAACCACTAGCAGAGGATTGACCAACAGTCTGAGTGGGGGTAGATCTAGCTCCCTGAGTCGCAAGGGGACAGTCCCTCCTGAAGTGATCCTGCTGACCACAAATAAAACATCCAACTGTCTGATACTGCCCATACTGGGCTGGCTGGCTTGCAGAAGCCCCACTCGAACCACCATGATAACTCCTGGACCTCTCAAACTGTCCAAACTGTCGTCCACTAGACTGACCCCGAGAGAATCTCCTGTCACGTGCCCTGAATCTAGTACGGGTTCTCGAACTGGAACCACTGCTCTTTCCACTACCAACTGAAGAACCAGAACCAGATGTGGAAGTAGCCCTCTTAGATGGACCCTGGCTAGGGACACCAGGATCCCTAGGGTGAAATCCAACAGGTGAGTCTGACTCAATGTCCATGGCATAAGATACTGCCTCAGCAAAGCTACGGTACGGTGTGCCTAACATCTTATCCTTAAACTTTCCTCCAAGTCCCAAAACAAATCTACGAATTTTGCTTTGCTCAGTACGAACCAAATCCGGCACATGATGGGCCAAGGAGAGAAACTCCTGCTCAAACTCCAACACTGACTGCTCATCTCTCTTCACCAAGCTCAAGAACTGGTCTTGCATCCGATTGAGGTGGGCATCACTAAAGTACCGTCCATAGAAATGGGTCTTGAACATATCCCATGTCATGGGGCCAACATTTGCAGGGTCATTAGTAACATCAATCCACCAATGCCAGGCGGTATCCTCAAGAAACTGTACTGCCAAATCCACTTTCCTATCCTCTGGAAGATCCATctgggagaaaactctc belongs to Rosa chinensis cultivar Old Blush chromosome 4, RchiOBHm-V2, whole genome shotgun sequence and includes:
- the LOC121052826 gene encoding uncharacterized protein LOC121052826, coding for MEKLFRETFGAVEPEDDLAFQTQMAQQPTESTVAYLQRFQIQKAKLSMVLSEKELVKLAINGLEPRQRKKKHGSMIQSMGELIIQVGSFEHLLRETDVRKNASKGTMARNRRARERTPVGEDEPIPRGFADSFGQFFRQIAAALPGSRTDYTVERAKRHGAQTFASAASPVEAQRWIDRMERVFSQMDLPEDRKVDLAVQFLEDTAWHWWIDVTNDPANVGPMTWDMFKTHFYGRYFSDAHLNRMQDQFLSLVKRDEQSVLEFEQEFLSLAHHVPDLVRTEQSKIRRFVLGLGGKFKDKMLGTPYRSFAEAVSYAMDIESDSPVGFHPRDPGVPSQGPSKRATSTSGSGSSVGSGKSSGSSSRTRTRFRARDRRFSRGQSSGRQFGQFERSRSYHGGSSGASASQPAQYGQYQTVGCFICGQQDHFRRDCPLATQGARSTPTQTVGQSSASGSTSSARTSSVGQASSQQGRVQRGRPVTHARLHAMTQQEGRDSPKVIVEANLIPLDLVEFDVILGMDFLETHAITAEKLMNKGCQAYLAHIVDTKRAVLNIEDIPVVRKFPDVFPDELPGLPPEREIDFTIELLPGTAPIYQAPYRMAPAELKELKTQLQELLNKGFIRPSVSPWGASVLFVKKKDGTLRLCIDYRKLNKVTVKNKYPLPRIDDLFDQLRGAKVFSKIDLRTGYHQLRIRESDVPKTAFRSRYGHYEFVVMPFGLTNAPAAFMDLMNRVFRPYLDRFVIVFIDDILV